A DNA window from Streptomyces sp. 71268 contains the following coding sequences:
- a CDS encoding XRE family transcriptional regulator: MVDSIGEGLDAALRGAFTRPIPKSASAQMRYLVKQHKGSTAQVALLLGISQRTVERYVKDQIKRPRPALAQALADQVRKRWQPQIRQQAIKRAATSSGLMVDVRARFGFTAAPGTTDDARLRHLTLPLPPEHAARLLTARQAGASEAELRQAAAEALGDVYFRDAGRRAHGLEVELADLEHIEFDL; encoded by the coding sequence GTGGTCGACAGCATCGGAGAAGGGCTCGACGCGGCCCTCCGCGGCGCGTTCACACGCCCCATCCCCAAGAGCGCCAGCGCCCAAATGCGCTACCTGGTCAAGCAGCACAAGGGCAGCACCGCGCAGGTAGCGCTGTTGCTCGGCATCTCCCAGCGCACGGTCGAGCGCTACGTCAAAGACCAGATCAAGCGCCCCCGGCCAGCCCTCGCGCAAGCCCTGGCCGACCAGGTCCGCAAACGCTGGCAACCCCAGATCCGCCAACAAGCCATCAAGCGCGCGGCCACCAGCAGCGGCCTAATGGTCGACGTCCGCGCCCGGTTCGGCTTCACCGCCGCACCCGGCACCACCGACGACGCCAGACTGCGCCACCTCACCCTCCCCCTGCCCCCCGAGCACGCCGCCCGCCTCCTCACCGCCCGCCAGGCCGGCGCCAGCGAAGCCGAACTCCGCCAGGCCGCCGCCGAAGCCCTCGGAGACGTCTACTTCCGCGACGCCGGCCGCCGCGCCCACGGCCTGGAGGTAGAACTCGCCGACCTCGAACACATCGAGTTCGACCTGTAG